A window of Streptomyces gilvosporeus contains these coding sequences:
- a CDS encoding ABC transporter permease, with the protein MSASPPAPPPAPAPDANPHTNPHTNPETGAGPVLPSSPWRLVRRELRRRASVTVSLVVIGLFLVMAAAAPLLSALGGRSPDAFDKSAVDPYLGGMPIGPLGGISGTHWLGVEPVTGRDLFARVVHGAQVSLLIALSATAIVVVAGTVTGIAAGYFGGRTDAVLSRLMDLTMSFPSLIFMIAMMSVARDVNRILLMTAVIGLFGWPGIARVVRGQTLSLKHREYVDAARVGGSGPWRILTRDILPGVAGPVIAYTTLIIPGMIATEAALSYLGVGVRPPTPSWGQMIAASVAFYDTDPMYFVIPSACLFLTVLAFTLLGDALRDVLDPRGGRA; encoded by the coding sequence ATGTCCGCTTCCCCACCCGCGCCCCCACCCGCGCCCGCCCCGGACGCGAACCCGCACACGAACCCGCACACGAACCCGGAAACGGGTGCCGGGCCCGTACTGCCCAGCAGCCCCTGGCGGCTGGTCCGCCGTGAGCTGCGCCGCCGGGCCTCCGTCACCGTCTCCCTGGTCGTCATCGGGCTTTTTCTCGTCATGGCGGCCGCCGCCCCGCTGCTGAGCGCGCTCGGCGGCCGGTCGCCCGACGCCTTCGACAAGTCCGCCGTCGATCCGTACCTGGGCGGTATGCCCATCGGGCCGCTCGGCGGGATCTCCGGCACGCACTGGCTGGGCGTCGAACCGGTCACCGGACGCGACCTGTTCGCCCGCGTCGTGCACGGCGCCCAGGTCTCCCTGCTCATCGCGCTCAGCGCCACCGCGATCGTCGTGGTCGCCGGGACGGTGACCGGGATCGCGGCCGGCTACTTCGGCGGCCGGACCGACGCGGTGCTGTCCCGCCTGATGGACCTCACCATGTCCTTCCCGTCCCTCATCTTCATGATCGCGATGATGTCGGTGGCCCGGGACGTCAACCGGATCCTGCTGATGACCGCCGTCATCGGCCTGTTCGGCTGGCCCGGTATCGCCCGTGTGGTGCGCGGCCAGACCCTCTCGCTCAAACACCGCGAGTACGTCGACGCGGCCCGGGTCGGCGGCTCCGGGCCCTGGCGGATCCTCACCCGTGACATCCTCCCCGGCGTCGCGGGACCCGTCATCGCCTACACCACCCTGATCATCCCCGGCATGATCGCCACCGAGGCGGCGCTGAGCTACCTCGGCGTCGGCGTGCGGCCGCCCACTCCCTCCTGGGGCCAGATGATCGCCGCGAGCGTCGCCTTCTACGACACCGACCCGATGTACTTCGTCATCCCCAGCGCCTGCCTGTTCCTGACCGTGCTGGCCTTCACGCTCCTCGGCGACGCCCTGCGCGACGTCCTCGACCCGAGAGGAGGCCGCGCATGA
- a CDS encoding ABC transporter permease, with product MILYTLRRLAAVIGVLVAVAAVTFLIFYVLPSDPAAAACGKSCSAERLAAIRAHMGLDQPLWRQFWDFLSGIFTGRTLGSGHYALRCHVPCLGYSYENSEAVWDLLMNRLPVSASLALGAAVLWLVLGLSAGVAAALRKDTLTDRVLMVGAVGAASLPVYFTSMMLIYGLIRVAGLLPYPSYVPFGDDPARWASNLLLPWLALAVLYAAMYARQSRSSMIEAMAEPYIRTARAKGLPRRTVVVKHGLRTGMTPILTLFGMDLGGLLAGAVITESIFGLPGIGQLFYGALSSGDQPVILGVTLLAATFIVVANLAVDLLYAVVDPRVRL from the coding sequence ATGATCCTCTACACCCTGCGCCGCCTCGCCGCCGTCATCGGTGTGCTCGTCGCCGTCGCCGCCGTCACCTTCCTCATCTTCTACGTGCTGCCCTCCGACCCCGCCGCCGCGGCCTGCGGCAAATCGTGCAGCGCCGAGCGCCTGGCGGCGATCCGCGCCCACATGGGCCTCGACCAGCCCCTGTGGCGACAGTTCTGGGACTTCCTCTCCGGCATCTTCACCGGCCGCACCCTGGGCAGCGGCCACTACGCCCTGCGCTGCCACGTCCCGTGCCTGGGCTACTCGTACGAGAACAGCGAGGCCGTCTGGGACCTCCTGATGAACCGGCTGCCGGTCTCCGCCTCGCTCGCCCTGGGCGCGGCGGTGCTGTGGCTGGTGCTCGGCCTGAGCGCCGGGGTGGCCGCGGCCCTGCGCAAGGACACCCTCACCGACCGCGTGCTGATGGTCGGTGCGGTCGGCGCCGCCTCGCTGCCGGTGTACTTCACCTCGATGATGCTGATCTACGGCCTCATCCGGGTGGCCGGCCTGCTCCCGTATCCGAGCTATGTGCCCTTCGGCGACGATCCCGCCCGCTGGGCGTCGAACCTGCTGCTGCCCTGGCTGGCACTGGCCGTCCTGTACGCGGCCATGTACGCGCGGCAGAGCCGCAGTTCGATGATCGAGGCGATGGCGGAGCCGTACATCCGCACCGCGCGCGCCAAGGGCCTGCCGCGCCGCACCGTCGTCGTCAAACACGGGCTGCGGACCGGCATGACCCCGATCCTCACCCTGTTCGGCATGGACCTGGGCGGGCTGCTCGCCGGCGCGGTGATCACCGAGTCCATCTTCGGCCTCCCGGGCATCGGACAGCTCTTCTACGGCGCCCTCTCCAGCGGCGACCAGCCGGTGATCCTCGGGGTGACCCTGCTCGCCGCCACGTTCATCGTCGTCGCCAACCTGGCGGTCGATCTGCTGTATGCCGTTGTCGATCCGCGAGTGAGGCTGTGA
- a CDS encoding ABC transporter ATP-binding protein, whose product MASEPRPDVSVEANANANATDSEPLLSVRDLTVTFPTPEGPVRAVDRLSFDVGRGRTLGIVGESGSGKSVTSMAVMGLHTGAEVTGSVTLDGTELTGLAERELNRLRGRRMAMVFQDPLSSLHPYYTVGEQIAEHHRVHFGSRRAAARRRAVEMLAEVGIPEAARRAGEYPHQFSGGMRQRVMIAMALACEPDLLLADEPTTALDVTVQAQILELIARIQQERSLAVVLITHDLGVVARVAHEVLVMYGGLAAEQAPVETLFAAPAHPYTRGLLDSLPRLDDTDDVPLRAIPGSPPSLLTPAPGCAFAPRCPRAAAADTDTRERCTRLRPRLTRSGDHAVACHLPLGKATP is encoded by the coding sequence ATGGCCAGCGAGCCCCGTCCGGACGTCAGCGTCGAAGCCAACGCCAACGCCAACGCCACCGATTCCGAACCCCTCCTCTCCGTAAGGGACTTGACGGTCACCTTCCCCACCCCGGAGGGCCCGGTCCGCGCCGTCGACCGCCTCTCCTTCGACGTCGGCCGCGGCCGGACGCTCGGCATCGTCGGCGAGTCCGGCTCCGGCAAGTCCGTCACCTCGATGGCCGTGATGGGCCTGCACACCGGCGCCGAGGTCACCGGATCCGTCACCCTGGACGGCACCGAACTGACCGGACTCGCCGAACGCGAGCTGAACCGGCTGCGCGGCCGACGGATGGCGATGGTCTTCCAGGACCCGCTCTCCAGCCTGCACCCCTACTACACGGTCGGCGAGCAGATCGCCGAGCACCACCGGGTGCACTTCGGCTCGCGCCGTGCCGCGGCCCGTCGACGGGCCGTGGAGATGCTCGCCGAGGTCGGCATCCCGGAGGCGGCACGCCGGGCGGGGGAGTACCCGCACCAGTTCTCCGGCGGTATGCGGCAGCGCGTGATGATCGCCATGGCGCTCGCCTGCGAGCCCGATCTGCTCCTCGCGGACGAACCGACCACCGCGCTGGACGTCACCGTCCAGGCCCAGATCCTGGAGCTGATCGCCCGGATCCAGCAGGAACGCTCCCTCGCCGTCGTCCTGATCACCCACGACCTCGGCGTGGTCGCCCGGGTCGCGCACGAGGTGCTGGTCATGTACGGCGGCCTGGCGGCCGAACAGGCCCCGGTGGAAACCCTGTTCGCCGCTCCGGCCCACCCCTACACCCGCGGCCTGCTCGACTCCCTCCCCCGCCTCGACGACACCGACGACGTCCCACTGCGCGCCATCCCCGGCAGCCCGCCCTCGCTGCTCACCCCCGCGCCCGGCTGCGCCTTCGCGCCCCGCTGTCCGCGCGCGGCGGCGGCCGACACGGACACCCGCGAGCGCTGCACCCGGCTCCGCCCCCGCCTGACCCGCTCCGGCGACCACGCGGTGGCCTGCCATCTGCCGCTCGGAAAGGCCACACCATGA
- a CDS encoding ABC transporter ATP-binding protein, producing MTTTRTSPSSSASPPPAPRAPHHDAAPLLSVHDLTVTYPGKRGRSAPIRAVDGVGFDIAAGETLGLVGESGCGKSTTGRAIVRLLEPTSGSITFEGRDIGHLTQRALRPLRRHVQMVFQDPHASLNPRQTVARIIADPLLAQGTPADEARRRAAELMDLVGLIPEHLDRYPHAFSGGQAQRIGIARALATRPRLIVADEPVSALDVSVQAQIVNLMADLQRELGLAYLFIAHDLSVVKRVCDRVAVMYLGRIVETGPKERVYAAPAHPYTRALLSAVPLPDPVAERTRERITLPGDPPSPATPPPGCPFHPRCPKAQTVCRTELPALKPSAPGAARRVACHFPEAG from the coding sequence ATGACGACGACCCGCACATCCCCGTCCTCATCCGCGTCCCCGCCCCCGGCACCCCGTGCACCGCACCACGACGCGGCCCCGCTGCTGTCCGTACACGACCTGACCGTGACCTACCCGGGCAAACGGGGCCGCAGCGCGCCCATCCGGGCCGTCGACGGTGTCGGCTTCGACATCGCGGCGGGGGAAACCCTGGGCCTGGTCGGCGAGTCGGGCTGCGGCAAGTCCACCACCGGCCGCGCGATCGTCCGCCTCCTGGAGCCGACGAGCGGATCGATCACCTTCGAGGGCCGCGACATCGGCCACCTCACCCAGCGCGCACTGCGCCCGCTGCGCCGCCACGTCCAGATGGTCTTCCAGGACCCCCACGCCTCCCTCAATCCCCGCCAGACCGTCGCCAGGATCATCGCCGACCCGCTGCTGGCACAGGGCACTCCGGCCGACGAGGCGCGCCGCAGGGCCGCCGAACTGATGGACCTCGTCGGGCTGATCCCCGAACACCTCGACCGCTATCCGCACGCCTTCTCCGGCGGACAGGCCCAACGCATCGGCATCGCCCGCGCCCTGGCCACGCGCCCCCGCCTGATCGTCGCGGACGAGCCGGTCTCGGCGCTCGACGTCTCCGTACAGGCGCAGATCGTGAATCTGATGGCGGATCTGCAACGCGAGCTCGGCCTGGCCTATCTCTTCATCGCGCACGACCTGTCGGTGGTCAAGCGGGTCTGCGACCGGGTCGCCGTCATGTACCTGGGTCGCATCGTCGAGACCGGCCCGAAGGAGCGGGTGTACGCGGCCCCCGCCCACCCCTACACCCGGGCCCTGCTGTCCGCCGTCCCCCTGCCCGATCCGGTCGCCGAGCGCACCCGCGAACGGATCACCCTGCCCGGCGACCCGCCCAGCCCGGCAACACCCCCGCCCGGGTGCCCGTTCCACCCCCGCTGCCCCAAGGCCCAGACCGTCTGCCGGACCGAACTTCCGGCCCTGAAGCCCTCGGCGCCCGGGGCGGCACGGCGGGTGGCCTGCCACTTTCCGGAGGCGGGCTGA
- a CDS encoding M20 metallopeptidase family protein, whose protein sequence is MERALARRTLLVGAAGAGAAIVWGAAGRAAAFGWGRPVAQRVVDAEVARLERGLVALRRDIHRHPEAPGQERRTAGVVARELRAAGLSVTTGVGGHGVVGVLRGARPGRTVAYRADMDAVPPKDIVGGGPAAAHVCGHDIHITVALGVARVLARLRQQLSGTVVFLFQPAEESLSGAQAVIDAGVLERTGVEEIHALHCGPFPVGQFAVTGGFGLPGQDKAEVTLSGPAAPDAARRLAAEIGALATVALPQTPADLERLVAEARTPHGPLARYVAVRARAAEVTVSVSYRCWPQERYLEVREDIRHLAASYAGAGVSFPAEPFPAMVCPERDARVLAHHLRRALGRDAVTELHAAFPPFSGEDFALYLERVPGTFTFLGVRAPGASLTTSYPHYPDFAPDERAIPLGIRAMAGWIAERTRT, encoded by the coding sequence ATGGAGCGCGCTCTCGCGCGCCGCACGCTGCTGGTCGGCGCGGCGGGAGCCGGTGCGGCAATCGTGTGGGGAGCGGCGGGCAGGGCCGCCGCCTTCGGGTGGGGACGGCCCGTGGCGCAACGGGTGGTGGACGCCGAGGTGGCGCGTCTGGAGCGGGGGCTGGTCGCACTGCGGCGGGACATCCACCGGCACCCCGAGGCGCCTGGTCAGGAGCGGCGCACGGCCGGTGTGGTGGCCCGGGAGCTGCGGGCGGCCGGGCTGAGCGTCACCACGGGGGTGGGCGGCCACGGCGTCGTCGGCGTCCTGCGGGGCGCGCGTCCGGGCCGGACCGTCGCGTACCGGGCGGACATGGACGCGGTGCCGCCCAAGGACATCGTCGGGGGAGGCCCGGCGGCGGCCCACGTCTGCGGACACGACATCCACATCACGGTGGCGCTCGGCGTCGCGCGGGTCCTGGCGCGGCTGCGGCAGCAACTGAGCGGAACGGTGGTCTTCCTCTTCCAGCCTGCCGAGGAGTCCTTGTCCGGCGCCCAAGCAGTGATCGACGCGGGCGTGCTGGAGCGCACTGGCGTGGAGGAGATCCACGCGCTGCACTGCGGGCCGTTCCCCGTCGGCCAGTTCGCCGTCACCGGGGGCTTCGGGTTGCCGGGCCAGGACAAGGCCGAGGTGACGCTCTCCGGGCCGGCCGCGCCCGATGCCGCGCGGCGACTGGCCGCCGAGATCGGCGCGCTCGCCACGGTGGCACTGCCACAGACGCCCGCGGACCTGGAGCGGTTGGTCGCCGAGGCCCGGACGCCCCACGGGCCGCTGGCCCGGTACGTGGCTGTCCGGGCCCGAGCAGCGGAGGTCACGGTGAGTGTGTCCTACCGTTGCTGGCCGCAGGAGCGCTACCTGGAGGTACGCGAGGACATTCGCCACCTGGCCGCCTCCTACGCGGGAGCCGGGGTGAGCTTTCCCGCCGAGCCCTTCCCGGCCATGGTCTGCCCCGAACGCGACGCCCGTGTGCTCGCCCACCATCTGCGGCGCGCACTCGGCCGGGATGCGGTGACCGAGCTCCATGCCGCCTTCCCGCCCTTCAGCGGCGAGGACTTCGCCCTCTACCTGGAGCGCGTCCCCGGCACGTTCACCTTCCTCGGCGTCCGTGCCCCCGGCGCATCCCTCACCACCAGCTACCCGCACTACCCTGACTTCGCCCCGGACGAGCGCGCCATCCCCCTAGGCATACGGGCAATGGCAGGCTGGATCGCGGAACGGACCCGGACCTAA
- a CDS encoding M6 family metalloprotease domain-containing protein translates to MRFRAMKFPAVSPGRRAALLSAAVAGPLLVLAGMTYATASPVSPQASPKSRAISAPSSSRHGAADCALPGATGWTDEGHDTDRSVFQRPTGTIKAAMIFVDFPDAPATESPAHDAAQVTPGANWVWQASYGKAWLAITQYRQWVRMPHNSTDYHFQRGFSHEAHEAYIRDAVAAADRQVDFSRYDMVYVMPTKNASAISFTPTYIYEPGTAGVVADGKRIKWSVTFGQDMWHWGPKLVGHETAHTFGLPDLYAFDAGTDAHRFVGGWDVMGLISGAGPQYFGWESWKLGWTGDNQVACRASAGSDTVRLSPVEYGGGTKMAVIRTGPTSAYVVESRRPVRADTGLCATGALVYKVDSSVKTGEGPIRVMDARPDAPPASGCRPLDDAPYQAGESFTDPGAGVRIDVLRSDGAGDTVRVTKS, encoded by the coding sequence ATGAGATTCCGAGCCATGAAATTCCCGGCCGTATCCCCCGGGAGGCGAGCGGCGCTGCTGTCCGCGGCGGTCGCCGGTCCGCTGTTGGTCCTCGCCGGGATGACATACGCCACGGCCTCCCCCGTATCCCCGCAGGCGTCCCCCAAGTCCCGCGCCATATCCGCGCCGTCCTCCTCCCGGCACGGCGCCGCCGACTGTGCGCTGCCGGGCGCCACCGGGTGGACGGACGAGGGCCACGACACCGACCGCTCCGTCTTCCAGCGGCCCACCGGGACCATCAAGGCCGCCATGATCTTCGTGGACTTCCCGGACGCCCCCGCCACCGAGTCCCCCGCCCACGACGCGGCACAGGTCACGCCCGGCGCGAACTGGGTGTGGCAGGCGTCGTACGGCAAGGCGTGGCTGGCCATCACCCAGTACCGGCAGTGGGTGCGGATGCCCCACAACTCGACGGACTACCACTTCCAGCGCGGCTTCAGCCATGAGGCGCACGAGGCGTACATCAGGGACGCGGTGGCCGCCGCGGACCGGCAGGTGGACTTCTCCCGGTACGACATGGTGTACGTGATGCCGACCAAGAACGCCTCGGCCATCTCCTTCACACCGACGTACATCTACGAGCCGGGCACGGCCGGCGTGGTCGCCGACGGCAAGCGCATCAAGTGGTCCGTCACCTTCGGCCAGGACATGTGGCACTGGGGGCCCAAACTGGTCGGCCACGAGACCGCGCACACCTTCGGGCTGCCCGACCTCTACGCCTTCGACGCCGGCACCGACGCCCACCGCTTCGTGGGCGGCTGGGATGTCATGGGCCTGATCAGTGGCGCCGGGCCGCAGTACTTCGGCTGGGAGTCGTGGAAACTCGGCTGGACCGGCGACAACCAGGTCGCCTGCCGCGCCTCGGCGGGCAGCGACACCGTCCGCCTCAGCCCCGTCGAGTACGGCGGCGGCACCAAGATGGCCGTGATCCGCACCGGCCCCACGTCTGCCTACGTGGTCGAATCCCGGCGCCCGGTCCGGGCGGACACGGGCCTGTGCGCGACCGGCGCCCTCGTCTACAAGGTCGACTCGTCCGTGAAAACCGGCGAGGGCCCCATCCGGGTGATGGACGCCCGACCCGACGCCCCACCGGCAAGTGGCTGCCGGCCCCTGGACGACGCGCCGTACCAGGCCGGTGAGTCGTTCACGGATCCCGGCGCGGGGGTGCGGATCGATGTGCTGCGCTCGGACGGCGCCGGGGACACGGTGCGGGTCACCAAGTCTTAG
- a CDS encoding LysR family transcriptional regulator gives MDLEIRHLRVVCAIAEAGSLTRAAAALRMTQPGLSAQLRRIERLLGGTLFDRRRAGATPTPLGELVLSRAHAVLPGVDQLLADTDRAVRRATAPTRLRIGSVGAPLLGHLLLAVRELLPDAEATARCQYAPAPLLDDLGAGRLEAAVLGDHPGQEPPPRDGVLLHPLVTEPVFALLPATHPLAGQEEVGLARLADEDWAAPRPDSDRTREYWSSVFSLADRHPRIPYEAEGRQLIEIVRAGLAVSLCQATFIEVPGVAVRPLTGNPLWYRHVLAWHRDGPLARHGATILRRVRDGYLDTCADSPVYARWRERYPGAAQPLV, from the coding sequence ATGGATCTGGAGATACGGCACCTGCGGGTGGTGTGCGCCATCGCCGAAGCCGGCAGCCTGACCAGGGCCGCCGCGGCACTGCGGATGACCCAGCCGGGCCTGAGCGCCCAGCTCCGGCGGATCGAAAGGCTCCTGGGCGGCACGCTGTTCGACCGTCGGCGCGCCGGGGCCACGCCCACCCCGCTCGGCGAACTCGTCCTCTCCCGGGCACATGCCGTCCTGCCGGGCGTCGACCAACTCCTCGCCGACACCGACCGGGCCGTCCGGCGCGCCACCGCCCCCACCCGTCTGCGCATCGGCTCCGTCGGCGCCCCGCTTCTCGGCCATCTCCTCCTTGCCGTACGGGAGTTGCTGCCCGACGCGGAGGCGACGGCCCGCTGTCAGTACGCCCCCGCCCCGCTGCTGGACGACCTCGGCGCCGGCCGACTGGAAGCCGCCGTCCTCGGCGACCACCCCGGCCAGGAGCCACCGCCCCGGGACGGGGTCCTCCTGCACCCGCTCGTCACCGAGCCCGTCTTCGCGCTGCTGCCCGCGACCCATCCCCTGGCCGGCCAGGAAGAGGTCGGCCTGGCCCGGCTGGCCGACGAGGACTGGGCCGCGCCCCGGCCGGACAGCGACCGCACGCGGGAGTACTGGTCGTCGGTCTTCAGCCTGGCCGACCGGCACCCCCGTATTCCGTACGAGGCCGAGGGGCGGCAGCTCATCGAGATCGTCCGCGCGGGGCTGGCGGTGAGCCTGTGCCAGGCCACCTTCATCGAGGTCCCCGGCGTCGCCGTCCGCCCGCTGACCGGAAACCCGCTGTGGTACCGCCATGTGCTGGCCTGGCACCGCGACGGCCCGCTGGCCCGGCACGGTGCGACGATCCTGCGGCGGGTGCGCGACGGCTACCTGGACACCTGCGCCGACAGCCCCGTGTACGCACGCTGGCGCGAGCGGTACCCGGGGGCGGCGCAACCGCTGGTCTGA
- a CDS encoding flavin monoamine oxidase family protein has translation MTNPQDPSPATESAPTRRTFTTASAASLAAAGLPVWPVAPAATAATPKAPVLVSADDDDRARTVARAIMVMDKSNKPLKADYVHILRTKKLPRSGGKPQRVLIVGAGPAGMLAAFLLKRSGHSVTVLEANANRAGGRIKTFRTGGHEKAEQPFSDPRLHAEAGAMRLPESHAMLMALIDELKIKKLDFRLVGEDSHAGSGSGKPRDNAWIVVNGVRMRRSAYAADPRPVNRSFGVQEEYLDTAARDILDAAIKDVREEFSVFRNGKWRDKEPSEALEGWVRIIRQYGDWSMQRFLSEKAKLTQRTINLIGTLEDMTSRLSLSFLHSFLDAVLINPGTRFYELEGGTATLADGMLENVRDDVHFGRRVTRIEYFDPDAQRLGQSDATHVSKEGPRVWVDTVSEDGADPDRRSYTGDVAIVTAPFSGLRQMQILPALSYGKRRAIVELHYDAATKVLLEFSRRWWEFDEDQWRTELERIRPGLHDDFRAGKAPDDGSLLGKHPSVPGGHISRAQRVHYAANRWITRDQPPAVGVRGGGSVSDNANRFVFHPSNPIDDCRGGVVLASYTWADDAMRWDSLDDEARYPHALRGLQEVYGQRIEVFYTGAGRTQSWLCNPYSNGEASVLLPGQHTGLFPDVGTREGPLYFAGDHTSLKPAWIEGALESGVRAALEVHLGA, from the coding sequence ATGACGAACCCTCAAGATCCCTCGCCTGCAACCGAATCGGCTCCCACCCGACGGACCTTCACCACCGCATCCGCCGCCTCCCTCGCCGCCGCCGGTCTGCCCGTCTGGCCCGTCGCTCCCGCGGCCACGGCCGCCACCCCGAAGGCGCCGGTACTGGTGTCGGCCGACGATGACGACCGCGCGCGCACCGTCGCCCGCGCCATCATGGTCATGGACAAGAGCAACAAACCGCTCAAGGCGGACTACGTACACATCCTGCGCACCAAGAAGCTGCCGCGCTCCGGCGGCAAGCCCCAGCGCGTCCTGATCGTCGGTGCAGGGCCCGCGGGGATGCTCGCCGCCTTTCTGCTCAAGCGGTCCGGGCATTCCGTCACGGTGCTGGAGGCCAACGCCAACCGGGCCGGGGGTCGTATCAAGACCTTCCGGACGGGCGGCCATGAGAAGGCGGAGCAGCCTTTCTCCGATCCCCGGCTGCACGCCGAGGCGGGTGCGATGCGGCTGCCGGAGAGCCACGCGATGCTGATGGCGCTCATCGACGAGCTGAAGATCAAGAAGCTGGACTTCCGCCTGGTCGGGGAGGATTCGCACGCCGGGTCGGGGAGCGGGAAGCCGCGGGACAACGCGTGGATCGTGGTCAACGGCGTCCGGATGCGCCGCTCCGCGTACGCGGCCGATCCCCGCCCCGTCAACCGCAGTTTCGGGGTGCAGGAGGAGTATCTGGACACCGCGGCTCGCGACATCCTGGACGCGGCCATCAAGGACGTCCGCGAGGAGTTCAGCGTCTTCAGGAACGGTAAGTGGCGGGACAAGGAGCCGTCCGAGGCGCTGGAGGGCTGGGTACGCATCATCCGGCAGTACGGGGACTGGTCGATGCAGCGGTTCCTGTCCGAGAAGGCCAAGCTCACGCAGCGCACCATCAACCTGATCGGCACCCTGGAGGACATGACCTCCCGGCTGTCGCTGTCCTTCCTGCACAGCTTTCTGGACGCGGTGCTGATCAACCCCGGTACCAGGTTCTACGAGTTGGAGGGCGGCACCGCCACGCTGGCCGACGGGATGCTGGAGAACGTCAGGGACGACGTGCACTTCGGCCGCCGCGTCACCCGGATCGAATACTTCGACCCGGATGCCCAGCGCCTCGGCCAGAGCGATGCCACCCATGTGTCGAAGGAGGGCCCGCGGGTATGGGTGGACACCGTCTCCGAAGACGGTGCCGATCCGGACCGCCGGTCGTACACCGGTGATGTCGCCATCGTCACCGCGCCGTTCTCCGGTCTGCGGCAGATGCAGATCCTGCCCGCCCTCTCCTACGGCAAGCGGCGGGCCATCGTGGAGCTGCACTACGACGCGGCCACCAAGGTGCTGCTGGAGTTCAGCCGCCGCTGGTGGGAGTTCGACGAAGACCAGTGGCGGACCGAGTTGGAGCGCATCCGGCCGGGCCTGCACGACGACTTCCGGGCCGGCAAGGCGCCCGACGACGGCTCCCTGCTGGGCAAGCACCCGTCGGTCCCGGGCGGGCACATCTCCCGGGCCCAGCGAGTCCACTACGCGGCCAACCGCTGGATCACCCGCGACCAGCCGCCGGCCGTCGGCGTGCGGGGCGGCGGCTCCGTCTCCGACAACGCCAACCGGTTCGTGTTCCACCCCTCCAACCCCATCGACGACTGCCGGGGCGGCGTGGTCCTGGCCTCCTACACCTGGGCCGATGACGCGATGCGCTGGGACTCCCTCGACGACGAGGCCCGCTATCCCCACGCCCTGCGCGGCCTCCAGGAGGTCTACGGGCAGCGCATCGAGGTGTTCTACACCGGCGCCGGCCGGACCCAGAGCTGGCTGTGCAACCCCTACTCCAACGGCGAGGCATCCGTACTGCTGCCGGGCCAGCACACCGGTCTGTTCCCGGACGTCGGTACCCGGGAGGGACCGCTGTACTTCGCCGGCGACCACACGTCCCTCAAGCCCGCGTGGATCGAGGGGGCGCTGGAGTCCGGCGTGCGCGCGGCCCTGGAGGTCCACCTGGGCGCGTGA